A genomic window from Vitis riparia cultivar Riparia Gloire de Montpellier isolate 1030 chromosome 18, EGFV_Vit.rip_1.0, whole genome shotgun sequence includes:
- the LOC117906357 gene encoding calcium-dependent protein kinase 4-like, translating into MRKEASKPRAVLPNATPRLREEYQIGRKLGQGQYGITYLCTHKSSGTHFACKSIPKRKLVCKEDYDDVLREIQIMHHLSEHPHVVQIKATYEDSVFVHLVMELCAGGELFDRIIQRGHYSERQAAHLIKIIVGVVEACHSLGVMHRDLKPENFLFESTDEDAKLKATDFGLSVFYKPGEVFFEVVGSPYYVAPEVLRKHYGHEVDVWSAGVILYILLSGVPPFWAENDTGIFKEILKGKLDFKSDPWPNISESAKDLIKKMLEMDPKKRISAHEVLCHPWIVDDRVAPDKPLDSAVLSRLKQFSAMNKLKKMALRVIAERLSEEEIGGLKELFKMIDTDNSGTITFEELKEGLRKVGSELMESEIKTLMDAADIDNSGTIDYGEFLAATLHLNKMEREENLIAAFSFFDKDGSGYITIDELQQACREFGLGDAHLDEMIREIDQDNDGRIDYGEFTAMMRQGDGGIGSRTMRNNLNFNLADAFGINDTT; encoded by the exons ATGAGGAAAGAAGCATCAAAACCAAGAGCAGTGCTTCCAAACGCAACACCAAGACTGAGGGAGGAGTATCAGATAGGGAGAAAACTGGGTCAGGGGCAGTACGGCATAACGTACCTGTGCACGCACAAATCCTCAGGCACTCACTTCGCATGCAAATCCATTCCAAAGCGGAAACTGGTGTGCAAAGAAGACTACGACGACGTTTTGAGAGAGATTCAGATCATGCATCACCTCTCCGAACACCCCCATGTCGTCCAAATCAAAGCCACCTACGAGGACTCCGTCTTCGTCCACCTGGTCATGGAGCTCTGCGCTGGGGGTGAGCTCTTCGATCGTATCATTCAAAGGGGCCACTACAGTGAGCGCCAAGCCGCTCATTTGATCAAGATCATTGTGGGTGTTGTTGAGGCTTGTCACTCTCTTGGCGTCATGCATAGAGATCTCAAGCCCGAGAACTTCCTCTTCGAGAGTACTGACGAGGATGCCAAGCTCAAGGCCACCGATTTTGGTTTGTCTGTCTTCTATAAGCCAG gTGAAGTGTtttttgaagttgttggaagtcctTATTATGTGGCGCCTGAAGTGCTTCGCAAGCATTACGGACATGAAGTAGATGTATGGAGCGCTGGTGTTATTTTATACATCTTACTAAGTGGAGTTCCACCTTTTTGGGCAG AAAATGACACAGGAATTTTCAAAGAGATCTTGAAAGGCAAATTGGATTTTAAATCTGATCCTTGGCCTAATATTTCAGAGAGTGCAAAAGACTTGATTAAGAAAATGCTTGAAATGGACCCTAAGAAAAGAATATCTGCTCATGAAGTCCTAT GTCATCCTTGGATTGTGGATGACAGAGTTGCACCCGACAAACCATTGGATTCTGCAGTATTATCACGCCTGAAGCAATTCTCAGCAATGAACAAACTCAAGAAGATGGCCTTGCGT GTTATAGCAGAAAGACTTTCAGAAGAAGAAATTGGTGGTTTAAAAGAACTGTTCAAAATGATTGACACAGATAATAGCGGGACGATAACATTTGAAGAACTGAAAGAGGGCTTAAGGAAAGTGGGCTCTGAACTAATGGAATCTGAGATTAAGACTCTTATGGATGCG GCTGATATTGACAACAGTGGAACAATAGACTATGGTGAATTTCTTGCTGCTACCTTGCACTTGAATAAGATGGAGAGAGAAGAGAATTTAATTGCAGCCTTCTCTTTTTTCGACAAAGATGGTAGTGGTTACATAACCATTGATGAACTTCAACAGGCTTGTAGAGAGTTCGGTCTAGGTGATGCTCATCTGGATGAGATGATTAGAGAAATTGATCAAGACAAT